In one Bacteroidota bacterium genomic region, the following are encoded:
- a CDS encoding Uma2 family endonuclease has product MSNLAPPHPYRFTVEEYHAIGEMGVLDRETRVELIDGQILTMSPVGRPHLLTVNRLTRLLVRAVGEEAIVSVQNPVRLDDGTEPEPDLALLRPDSEDHFPTAADTLLVIEVADATEAFDRNVKLPRYAAVGVPEVWLVLVGDDHGPGRAEIHRLPGPTGYGIVEQHGPDGALTIAAFPDLAPIPVADVLPPPAAESQSG; this is encoded by the coding sequence ATGTCGAATCTCGCGCCGCCGCACCCTTACCGATTTACCGTCGAGGAGTACCATGCCATTGGAGAAATGGGCGTGCTCGACCGCGAAACCCGTGTCGAACTCATTGACGGTCAGATTCTCACCATGTCACCCGTTGGACGGCCTCATCTTCTCACAGTAAACCGGCTCACTCGCCTTCTGGTACGTGCCGTCGGCGAGGAAGCCATCGTGAGCGTGCAGAACCCCGTACGTCTAGACGATGGGACTGAGCCTGAGCCGGACCTTGCGCTCCTGCGCCCCGACTCGGAAGATCACTTCCCGACCGCCGCTGACACGCTTCTGGTCATCGAGGTAGCTGATGCCACCGAAGCGTTCGACCGCAACGTGAAGCTGCCGCGCTACGCCGCTGTAGGTGTTCCGGAGGTGTGGCTCGTGCTCGTTGGCGATGACCACGGCCCGGGGCGCGCGGAGATCCATCGTCTGCCGGGACCGACAGGCTATGGCATCGTCGAGCAGCATGGGCCCGACGGCGCGCTCACCATCGCGGCCTTCCCCGACCTTGCGCCGATCCCGGTCGCGGATGTGCTACCGCCGCCTGCTGCCGAGAGCCAGAGCGGATGA
- a CDS encoding peptide chain release factor-like protein, with amino-acid sequence MSNYHLLDDDALLAQCDVDTFRSGGPGGQHANKVETAVRLTHRPTGTVVTERRSRSQHTNKQTALARLRKRLADAAKPEKKRVATKPTKASKRRRVEAKRKRSEKKKRRRKPRLDD; translated from the coding sequence ATGAGCAACTACCACCTGCTGGACGACGACGCGCTCCTGGCGCAGTGCGACGTGGACACGTTCCGCAGCGGCGGGCCAGGCGGGCAGCACGCCAACAAGGTCGAGACGGCCGTGCGCCTCACGCACCGCCCGACGGGGACGGTGGTGACCGAGCGCCGCTCGCGTAGCCAGCACACCAACAAGCAGACCGCGCTCGCGCGGCTCCGCAAGCGCCTCGCCGACGCCGCAAAGCCCGAGAAGAAGCGCGTTGCGACGAAGCCCACCAAGGCCTCGAAGCGTCGCCGCGTGGAGGCCAAGCGCAAGCGGTCGGAGAAAAAGAAGCGCCGCCGCAAGCCACGGCTGGACGACTGA
- the fdxA gene encoding ferredoxin FdxA, producing MPYVVAEPCINCKHTDCVEVCPVDCFYEGPNFLVINPEECIDCNACVPVCPVEAIYADDELPEKWTHYAEWNAYLAQQWADLGYNITEKKEPLPHAEEWAQAEKTEEDILTWDTGEG from the coding sequence ATGCCCTACGTCGTCGCTGAACCCTGCATCAACTGCAAGCATACCGACTGCGTCGAGGTCTGCCCCGTCGACTGCTTCTACGAAGGCCCCAACTTCCTCGTCATCAACCCCGAGGAGTGCATCGACTGCAACGCCTGCGTCCCGGTCTGCCCTGTCGAGGCGATCTACGCCGACGACGAACTCCCGGAGAAGTGGACGCACTACGCCGAGTGGAACGCCTACCTCGCGCAGCAGTGGGCCGACCTCGGCTACAACATCACCGAGAAGAAGGAGCCGCTCCCCCACGCCGAGGAATGGGCGCAGGCCGAGAAGACCGAGGAAGACATCCTCACCTGGGACACCGGCGAAGGGTGA
- a CDS encoding radical SAM protein — MRPVLCNYYVTYRCNAKCGFCDIWEQPSPLIDLADAARNLDDLRRIGVRVIDFTGGEPLLHPQLPDLLRMAKERGFLTTVTSNGLLYPKRAEALRGLVDLLHFSIDAPTAEEHDASRGVKCFGRLMESIEVALQLGERPDLLFTVTNESVRHLDTIYEQFALPNKLILIVNPLFEYHGLGAELSDDVMARMRTFAKQPYTYLNPAFLTLRARGGNDPADPVCKAVSTTVVISPFDELVLPCYHAGLEKLPIEGRLYDLWQGDRVAYHRAHEGRLEVCRGCTVNCYFEPSFATTPTSGYFWEALPSKVRYSWTKFVVQRLRAKLRGPRTASLPNFEALEAASTGDGAATPTAEAPAIALPVLKSVPAHGPK; from the coding sequence ATGCGCCCTGTCCTCTGCAACTACTACGTCACCTACCGCTGCAACGCGAAGTGCGGGTTCTGTGACATCTGGGAGCAGCCCTCCCCGCTGATCGACCTCGCGGACGCGGCGCGCAACCTCGACGACCTCCGCCGCATCGGCGTGCGCGTGATCGACTTCACGGGCGGTGAGCCGCTCTTGCACCCGCAGCTGCCGGACCTGCTGCGCATGGCGAAGGAGCGCGGCTTTCTGACTACGGTCACGTCGAACGGCCTCCTGTACCCGAAACGCGCCGAAGCGCTGCGGGGGCTCGTCGACCTCCTGCACTTTTCGATCGACGCGCCGACGGCCGAGGAGCACGATGCCTCGCGCGGGGTGAAGTGCTTCGGCAGGCTGATGGAGTCCATCGAGGTGGCACTGCAGCTCGGCGAGCGACCCGACCTACTCTTCACCGTCACCAACGAGAGCGTCCGGCACCTCGACACGATCTACGAGCAGTTTGCGCTGCCGAACAAGCTGATCCTGATCGTGAACCCGCTCTTCGAGTACCACGGCCTCGGCGCGGAGCTCTCCGACGACGTGATGGCGCGGATGCGGACCTTTGCCAAGCAGCCGTACACGTATCTCAACCCGGCCTTCCTCACGCTGCGCGCGCGCGGCGGCAACGACCCCGCCGACCCCGTCTGCAAGGCCGTCAGCACGACCGTCGTGATCTCGCCGTTTGACGAACTCGTGCTGCCGTGCTACCACGCCGGGCTGGAGAAGCTGCCCATCGAGGGGCGGCTCTACGACCTCTGGCAGGGCGACCGCGTAGCCTACCACCGCGCGCACGAGGGCCGCCTGGAGGTGTGCCGCGGCTGCACCGTCAACTGCTACTTCGAGCCGAGCTTCGCCACGACACCCACGAGCGGCTACTTCTGGGAGGCGCTCCCCTCGAAGGTGCGCTACAGCTGGACCAAGTTTGTCGTGCAGCGCCTCCGCGCGAAGCTCCGCGGCCCGCGTACTGCAAGCCTACCCAACTTCGAGGCACTCGAAGCGGCCTCGACAGGCGACGGTGCTGCAACGCCGACTGCCGAAGCTCCCGCGATCGCGCTGCCGGTCCTGAAGTCGGTGCCTGCGCACGGGCCGAAGTAG
- a CDS encoding TonB-dependent receptor, translated as MLPLSARAVLRAVALASLLLAVGASESHAQSLTGRVVDAVTQETLPGANVAVLGADGTLIGGAATNLDGAFEVEALPPGVYRVRASFVGYAPQERTDVVVQGSRPTFLLFELREDAAIVGEGVTVESDFFDDAPDAPVSARTLGPEEVRRTPGGQNDISRSLLTLPGVSSGVDNRNDLLVRGGGPSENAYIVDGIEIPQINHFATQGAAGGALGLLNVDFIRETTFYTGGFPVRYGDAASSVLVVENRPGSPETLAGDFTVGATETALSLDGSSGPDFNWTFSARRSYLQLLFQLLDLPIRPAYWDFQSRVEWTPTRDDRFVYFGLWAVDDFDIEEPGPDDDFENQEIADRVLDNDQRSYTTGVSWRRLLPGGFVTTAVSRSFQTFAFQDLDQDDVALLTNDAEETAWRIRSDADFKLSPRLTLGVGGGASRETITSVFFQRATPATPFDDDLRFDTDLVLWKGFGYTQLTAQLGPLALTGGLRADGTDFLDQGAVLSPRASLAFDVTDRVQLSAALGRFTQAPELISLAVQENGAYVNRDLRWIDVGQAVGGVAVDVAEGLRVGIEGYYKAYDDYPVSASDPRVSLANLGGDFGIIGAEDLTLVGEGRAYGVEVSAQQRLVGRVYGLGAYTLGWSEFTGADGVYRPSSWDVRHTVSLAGGVRLGNWEVGTRLTVQSGRPFTPFDLEASEREYALTRRGVQDLDRLNAERTPAYARWDVRVDRRFGIARGVNAVVYLDVQNVLGRENVFALRYTEDPAEPDRLVEQTNVGRLPTIGFSVEF; from the coding sequence ATGTTACCTCTCTCCGCTCGCGCGGTCCTTCGGGCCGTTGCGCTTGCCTCGCTTCTTCTCGCGGTCGGTGCATCTGAGAGCCACGCGCAGTCGCTCACGGGGCGCGTCGTGGATGCCGTCACCCAGGAAACGCTGCCGGGTGCGAACGTCGCCGTGCTCGGTGCCGACGGCACGCTCATCGGCGGAGCGGCCACCAACCTTGACGGGGCATTCGAGGTGGAGGCGCTGCCGCCGGGCGTCTACCGCGTGCGCGCCTCGTTCGTGGGCTATGCCCCACAGGAGCGCACCGACGTGGTCGTGCAGGGCAGCCGCCCGACGTTTCTCCTCTTCGAACTCCGTGAGGACGCGGCCATCGTCGGCGAGGGCGTGACGGTCGAGAGCGACTTCTTCGACGACGCGCCGGATGCGCCTGTCTCGGCGCGGACGCTCGGGCCGGAGGAGGTCCGCCGCACGCCCGGCGGCCAGAACGACATCTCGCGCTCGCTCCTGACGCTGCCCGGCGTGTCGAGCGGCGTCGACAACCGCAACGACCTCCTCGTGCGCGGCGGCGGGCCGAGCGAGAACGCCTACATCGTCGACGGCATCGAAATCCCGCAGATCAACCACTTCGCCACGCAAGGTGCCGCGGGCGGCGCGCTCGGGCTGCTGAATGTCGACTTCATCCGCGAGACGACGTTCTACACCGGCGGCTTCCCCGTCCGCTACGGCGACGCGGCCTCCTCGGTGCTCGTCGTCGAGAACCGCCCCGGCAGCCCGGAGACACTCGCTGGCGACTTCACCGTGGGCGCGACCGAGACGGCGCTCTCGCTCGACGGCTCCTCCGGGCCTGACTTCAACTGGACGTTCTCGGCCCGCCGCTCCTACCTCCAGCTGCTCTTTCAACTCCTCGACCTCCCGATCCGCCCGGCGTACTGGGACTTCCAGAGCCGCGTCGAGTGGACGCCCACCCGCGACGACCGCTTCGTCTACTTCGGCCTCTGGGCCGTGGACGACTTCGACATCGAAGAGCCCGGGCCGGACGACGACTTCGAGAATCAAGAGATCGCCGACCGCGTGCTCGACAACGACCAGCGGAGCTACACCACCGGCGTCTCGTGGCGGCGGCTCCTGCCGGGTGGCTTCGTCACCACGGCCGTGAGCCGCTCGTTCCAGACGTTCGCCTTCCAGGACCTCGACCAGGACGACGTCGCGCTCCTCACCAACGACGCTGAGGAGACGGCCTGGCGCATCCGCTCCGACGCCGACTTCAAGCTCAGCCCGCGTCTCACGCTCGGCGTCGGCGGTGGGGCCTCCCGCGAGACGATCACGTCCGTCTTCTTCCAGCGCGCCACGCCCGCGACGCCGTTTGACGACGATCTCCGCTTCGACACCGACCTCGTGCTCTGGAAAGGCTTCGGCTACACGCAGCTCACCGCGCAGCTTGGTCCGCTCGCGCTCACGGGCGGGCTCCGCGCCGACGGCACCGACTTCCTCGACCAGGGCGCGGTCCTCTCGCCCCGCGCTAGCCTTGCCTTCGACGTGACGGACCGCGTGCAGCTCAGCGCCGCGCTCGGACGCTTCACGCAGGCCCCGGAGCTGATCTCGCTCGCGGTGCAGGAGAATGGGGCGTACGTCAACCGCGACCTCCGCTGGATCGACGTCGGGCAGGCGGTCGGCGGCGTGGCCGTGGACGTGGCCGAGGGCCTGCGCGTCGGCATCGAGGGCTACTACAAGGCCTACGACGATTACCCCGTCTCGGCGTCCGACCCGCGCGTCTCGCTCGCCAACCTCGGCGGCGATTTTGGGATCATCGGGGCCGAGGACCTCACGCTGGTCGGCGAGGGGCGGGCCTACGGCGTCGAGGTGTCGGCGCAGCAACGGCTCGTCGGGCGTGTCTACGGGCTGGGGGCCTACACGCTCGGCTGGAGCGAATTCACGGGCGCGGACGGCGTCTACCGTCCGAGTTCGTGGGACGTGCGCCACACGGTCTCGCTCGCAGGCGGCGTCCGGCTGGGCAACTGGGAGGTCGGCACGCGGCTCACCGTGCAGTCGGGCCGCCCGTTTACGCCGTTCGACCTCGAAGCATCGGAGCGCGAGTACGCCCTCACGCGGCGCGGCGTCCAGGACCTCGATCGCCTCAACGCCGAGCGCACGCCTGCCTACGCCCGCTGGGACGTGCGCGTCGACCGCCGCTTCGGCATCGCGCGCGGCGTCAACGCCGTCGTCTATCTCGACGTACAGAACGTGCTTGGCCGCGAGAACGTGTTCGCGCTGCGCTACACCGAGGACCCTGCCGAGCCGGACCGCCTCGTGGAGCAGACGAACGTCGGGCGGCTGCCGACCATCGGCTTCAGCGTCGAGTTCTGA
- a CDS encoding UvrD-helicase domain-containing protein, with translation MRQFAISFDDQPAANPSDPDAILAGLNPAQQEAAAALDGPVMIIAGPGSGKTRTLTHRIAYLLATKRAKPWEVLALTFTNKAAREMKARAVALVGEGAGKGLWMGTFHSTFARILRMEAEHIGFTKDFTIYDSDDSEKTLKELMGRYGVDAKKFKPRAVRGRLSGAKNQMVSPDDYARLAADPFEEAVAKLYRPYQEALRRANAMDFDDLLIWPIRLFENHPEVLARYQAKWRYLHIDEYQDTNQAQYQLAKLLAAKHKNICVVGDDAQSIYAFRGADIQNILSFQRDYPAATVVRLEQNYRSTQRILKLADAIIKQNRDQLDKTLWTDNREGDPVRVTEALSERDEAQRIERAVRDLNARAGVLPRDVAVLYRTNAQSRSIEEALRRGGIPYRLVGGISFYQRAEIKDALAYLRLAVNPNDVASIRRVINTPTRGIGQKTMQRLEQYAATEGLTLWQAIERVHETGLSARAGNAIEKFGFLVAHHAAKAETAPAHELAQSLLQESGLMTDLRNQNTPESLARLENIHELLNAIAEFADTPAARPDGAEDAPARTLSEFLQEVSLVTDLDSVSDDDNRVTLMTLHASKGLEFKVVFLVGLEEGLFPLAKAAQDPKELEEERRLFYVGVTRAEELLQLSYARSRYRYGESQGAVRSRFLDELDGLDDVLRTDTGRAFRPKKGRFELGNGGTGGYGDVDPHYYRRNLRGDAGQKKPRRTKRMPAAEPEPQGRRIVYDEGEGGELRPGMQVEHPKFGVGKVMGVEGRGDRASATVYFQRVGQKKLRLKFARLKVVGM, from the coding sequence ATGCGCCAGTTCGCCATCTCCTTCGACGACCAGCCCGCCGCGAATCCGTCCGATCCCGACGCCATCCTCGCGGGGCTGAACCCGGCGCAGCAGGAGGCCGCCGCCGCGCTCGACGGCCCCGTCATGATCATCGCCGGGCCGGGCTCGGGCAAGACGCGCACGCTCACGCACCGCATCGCCTACCTGCTCGCGACGAAGCGGGCCAAGCCGTGGGAGGTGCTCGCGCTCACGTTTACCAACAAGGCTGCGCGGGAGATGAAGGCGCGCGCCGTGGCCCTCGTCGGCGAGGGCGCAGGGAAGGGGCTGTGGATGGGGACGTTCCACAGCACGTTCGCGCGCATCCTGCGCATGGAGGCCGAGCACATCGGCTTCACGAAGGACTTCACGATCTACGACTCCGACGACTCCGAGAAGACGCTCAAGGAGTTGATGGGGCGCTATGGCGTCGACGCGAAGAAGTTCAAGCCGCGCGCCGTGCGGGGCCGCCTCTCGGGCGCGAAGAACCAGATGGTGAGCCCTGACGACTACGCCCGCCTCGCCGCCGACCCGTTCGAGGAGGCCGTCGCTAAGCTCTACCGCCCCTACCAGGAGGCCCTCCGCCGCGCCAACGCGATGGACTTCGACGACCTCCTCATCTGGCCCATCCGCCTCTTCGAAAACCACCCCGAGGTCCTCGCGAGGTACCAGGCGAAGTGGCGCTACCTCCACATCGACGAGTACCAGGACACCAACCAGGCGCAGTACCAACTCGCGAAGCTGCTCGCGGCGAAGCACAAGAACATCTGCGTCGTGGGCGACGACGCGCAGTCGATCTACGCCTTCCGCGGGGCCGACATCCAGAACATCCTCTCGTTCCAGAGGGACTACCCCGCCGCGACGGTCGTGCGGCTGGAGCAGAACTACCGCTCCACGCAGCGCATCCTGAAGCTCGCCGACGCGATCATCAAGCAGAACCGCGACCAGCTCGACAAGACGCTCTGGACGGACAACCGCGAGGGCGACCCGGTCCGCGTCACCGAGGCCCTGTCGGAGCGCGACGAGGCGCAGCGCATCGAACGGGCGGTCCGCGACCTGAACGCCCGGGCGGGCGTGCTCCCGCGCGACGTGGCCGTGCTCTACCGCACCAACGCGCAGAGCCGTTCGATCGAGGAGGCGCTCCGGCGCGGCGGCATCCCGTATCGGCTCGTCGGGGGCATCTCGTTCTACCAGCGCGCCGAGATCAAGGACGCGCTCGCCTACCTCCGCCTCGCCGTCAACCCCAACGACGTCGCCTCCATCCGGCGCGTCATCAACACGCCCACGCGCGGCATCGGCCAGAAGACGATGCAGCGGCTGGAGCAATACGCCGCCACCGAAGGGCTCACGCTCTGGCAAGCCATCGAGCGCGTGCACGAGACGGGCCTCTCGGCGCGGGCCGGAAACGCCATCGAGAAGTTCGGCTTCCTCGTCGCGCACCACGCCGCGAAGGCCGAGACAGCGCCCGCGCACGAACTCGCACAGAGTCTTCTCCAGGAGTCGGGGCTGATGACCGACCTCCGCAACCAGAACACGCCGGAGAGCCTCGCCCGCCTGGAGAACATTCACGAGTTGCTCAACGCCATCGCCGAGTTCGCGGACACGCCGGCTGCCAGGCCGGATGGGGCCGAGGACGCCCCGGCGCGCACGCTGTCTGAGTTCCTGCAGGAGGTGTCGCTCGTGACCGACCTCGACAGCGTCTCGGACGACGACAACCGCGTCACGCTGATGACGCTCCACGCCTCGAAGGGGCTGGAGTTCAAGGTCGTCTTCCTCGTGGGCCTCGAAGAGGGGCTGTTCCCACTCGCGAAGGCCGCGCAGGACCCGAAAGAATTGGAAGAGGAGCGGCGGCTGTTCTACGTCGGCGTGACGCGCGCGGAGGAGCTGCTGCAGCTGAGCTATGCGCGCAGCCGCTACCGCTACGGCGAGTCGCAGGGTGCCGTCCGAAGCCGCTTCCTCGACGAGCTCGACGGCCTCGACGACGTGCTGCGCACCGACACCGGCCGCGCCTTCCGCCCGAAGAAAGGCCGCTTCGAGTTGGGCAATGGTGGCACCGGCGGCTATGGCGACGTAGACCCGCACTACTACCGCCGCAACCTCCGGGGCGACGCCGGGCAGAAGAAGCCGCGTCGGACCAAGCGCATGCCTGCTGCCGAACCGGAGCCACAGGGCCGCCGCATTGTCTACGACGAGGGCGAAGGCGGCGAACTCCGGCCCGGCATGCAGGTCGAGCACCCGAAGTTCGGCGTCGGCAAGGTGATGGGCGTGGAGGGCCGCGGCGACCGCGCCTCAGCGACGGTCTACTTCCAGCGCGTCGGCCAGAAAAAGCTACGGCTCAAGTTTGCCCGGCTCAAGGTGGTGGGGATGTGA
- the dld gene encoding D-lactate dehydrogenase yields MSASNLIAALQSVVGAKHVLTDEGDTAYYRTGFRYGFGGAAAVVFPGSLLEQWRVLQACVDAGAAILMQGTKTGLTGGSGPSGFDYDRPLVIVNTRRLKGLLPIRGGEQVVAMPGATLHELTQLLAPIDRVPHSVIGSTTIGATIVGGIANNAGGALCKRGVSYTELSLFARVNEAGKLELVNHLGIRGLGETPEEIFAALERGRIPEDAIEAFDTPASDREYAARIRNLNADVPNRYNADPRRLHDVSGSAGKVAAFAVRVDTYPKPERTQVFFLGTNDPADFTALRRHILTHFEELPDKVEYMNRSILDTAQRYGKDVVLSIKHLGTKRLPKLYALKSRVEYLTNKVSALPRFLPDLVLYHASKLFPGQIPERIRQYRDRFEHYLILNVSDDGIEETRRYLDDVWSTRNGVDFFACTEAEAEAALLHRFAAAGAGIRYQNVHQKTTEEVLALDIALLGSDPDWIIDLPDDVADQLDHALYCGHFMCHVFHLDLVPKKGADVQAIKQRLLALLDARGAKYPAEHNVGHVYEADEALRAHYAALDPTNAFNPGIGQTDKARRAMVT; encoded by the coding sequence ATGTCTGCCTCCAACCTGATCGCTGCGCTCCAGAGCGTCGTCGGTGCCAAGCACGTCCTGACTGACGAGGGCGACACGGCCTACTACCGGACGGGCTTCCGCTACGGCTTCGGCGGGGCGGCGGCGGTCGTCTTTCCGGGATCGCTCCTAGAGCAATGGCGCGTGCTCCAGGCATGCGTCGACGCCGGTGCGGCCATCCTCATGCAGGGGACGAAGACCGGGCTCACAGGCGGCTCCGGCCCCAGCGGCTTTGACTATGACCGGCCGCTCGTGATCGTCAACACGCGCCGCCTCAAGGGCCTCCTCCCGATTCGCGGCGGCGAGCAGGTCGTCGCGATGCCCGGCGCGACGCTCCACGAGCTCACCCAGCTGCTCGCGCCCATCGACCGGGTACCGCATTCGGTGATCGGCTCGACGACCATCGGCGCGACCATCGTCGGCGGGATTGCCAACAACGCGGGGGGGGCGCTCTGCAAGCGCGGCGTGTCCTACACCGAGCTGTCGCTCTTCGCGCGGGTCAACGAGGCGGGCAAGCTCGAACTCGTCAACCACCTCGGCATCCGGGGCCTCGGCGAGACGCCCGAGGAGATCTTCGCGGCGCTGGAACGCGGGCGCATCCCCGAGGACGCCATCGAGGCCTTCGACACGCCCGCGTCGGACCGCGAGTACGCCGCGCGCATCCGCAACCTCAACGCCGACGTGCCGAACCGCTACAACGCCGACCCGCGGCGGCTCCACGACGTGAGCGGCAGCGCGGGCAAGGTGGCCGCCTTCGCCGTCCGCGTCGACACCTACCCCAAGCCCGAGCGGACGCAGGTCTTCTTCCTCGGCACCAACGACCCCGCCGACTTCACCGCGCTGCGCCGCCACATCCTGACGCACTTCGAGGAGTTGCCCGACAAGGTCGAGTACATGAACCGGAGCATCCTCGACACGGCCCAGCGCTACGGCAAGGACGTCGTCCTCTCGATCAAGCACCTCGGCACGAAGCGCCTGCCGAAGCTCTACGCGCTCAAGTCGCGCGTGGAGTACCTGACGAACAAGGTGTCGGCCCTGCCGCGGTTCCTGCCGGACCTCGTGCTCTACCACGCCAGCAAGCTCTTTCCCGGCCAGATCCCGGAGCGGATCCGCCAGTACCGCGACCGCTTCGAGCACTACCTCATTCTCAACGTGTCGGACGACGGCATCGAGGAGACGCGGCGCTACCTCGACGACGTGTGGAGCACCCGCAACGGCGTGGACTTCTTCGCGTGCACGGAGGCCGAAGCCGAAGCGGCGCTGCTGCATCGGTTTGCGGCGGCTGGAGCCGGAATCCGCTACCAGAACGTCCACCAGAAGACGACCGAGGAGGTGCTCGCGCTCGACATCGCGCTCCTGGGCAGCGACCCTGACTGGATCATCGACCTCCCGGACGACGTGGCCGACCAACTCGACCACGCGCTCTACTGCGGGCACTTCATGTGCCACGTCTTCCACCTCGACCTCGTCCCGAAGAAGGGGGCTGACGTACAGGCCATCAAGCAGCGACTGCTGGCGCTCCTCGACGCCCGGGGGGCGAAGTACCCCGCCGAGCACAACGTCGGACATGTCTACGAAGCGGACGAGGCGCTGCGGGCACACTACGCCGCGCTCGATCCGACAAACGCGTTCAACCCGGGCATCGGCCAGACTGACAAAGCGCGACGGGCGATGGTGACGTGA
- a CDS encoding tryptophan-rich sensory protein, producing the protein MSGLARQLAVIAAALFAIVLNGLAGAGVLFGTNTGEVSNAIPTGVTPAGWAFAIWGIIFLGVLAFAACQARPSARGARYDALGVPFVSATVLTGLWQIPWLTGHLALAAVVIVGILVSLIWLYVRLDRMGMTTAERWLLGVPTSLFLAWLTVATPLNITVALADAFGTSGAFWPPLLAAIVAGIGATILSRTGDIAFAGVLVWAFAAIYARNGAAAPLLTGVLAIGVLGFLVAVVVALRRGRSPLPVTT; encoded by the coding sequence ATGTCTGGACTCGCTCGTCAACTCGCTGTGATCGCGGCGGCACTCTTCGCTATTGTGCTCAATGGGCTGGCTGGGGCGGGCGTGCTCTTCGGCACGAACACGGGCGAGGTCTCCAACGCGATTCCGACGGGCGTGACGCCTGCGGGCTGGGCATTCGCCATCTGGGGCATCATCTTCTTGGGCGTGCTCGCCTTCGCGGCGTGCCAGGCGCGGCCGAGCGCGCGCGGCGCGCGCTACGATGCCCTCGGCGTCCCGTTCGTGAGTGCCACGGTGCTAACGGGGCTGTGGCAGATTCCGTGGCTCACAGGCCATCTCGCGCTGGCGGCCGTCGTGATCGTGGGCATCCTGGTGAGCCTGATCTGGCTCTACGTCCGCCTCGACCGCATGGGCATGACGACGGCGGAGCGTTGGCTCCTCGGCGTGCCGACGTCGCTCTTCCTGGCATGGCTGACGGTGGCGACGCCCCTCAACATCACGGTCGCGCTAGCCGATGCCTTCGGGACGAGTGGCGCGTTCTGGCCGCCGCTGCTCGCGGCTATCGTCGCGGGCATCGGCGCAACGATCCTGAGCCGCACGGGCGATATAGCGTTTGCAGGCGTGCTCGTGTGGGCCTTCGCCGCGATCTATGCGCGCAACGGAGCCGCCGCGCCCCTGCTCACGGGCGTGCTGGCCATCGGCGTGCTCGGCTTCTTGGTCGCAGTCGTGGTGGCGCTGCGTCGAGGCCGCTCGCCGCTGCCGGTGACGACCTAG